A genomic region of Pseudomonas migulae contains the following coding sequences:
- a CDS encoding urease subunit beta: MIPGEFQIQPGDIELNAGRRTVSLKVANSGDRPIQVGSHYHFFETNDALTFDRAASRGMRLNIPAGTAVRFEPGQSREVELVDLAGHRRVFGFAGRIMGDL; this comes from the coding sequence ATGATTCCCGGTGAATTCCAGATCCAGCCCGGCGACATCGAGCTCAACGCCGGCCGTCGCACCGTCAGCCTGAAAGTGGCCAATAGCGGCGACCGGCCGATCCAGGTCGGCTCGCACTACCACTTTTTCGAAACCAACGACGCCCTGACCTTCGACCGCGCCGCCAGCCGTGGCATGCGCCTGAACATCCCCGCCGGCACCGCCGTGCGCTTCGAACCGGGGCAGAGCCGCGAGGTCGAGCTGGTCGACCTGGCCGGACATCGCCGGGTGTTCGGGTTTGCCGGCAGGATCATGGGTGACCTTTAA
- a CDS encoding GNAT family N-acetyltransferase has translation MNAAQLRRVNVESFAHYRQGLIDLLLDAVGYGASVGFMADLDATQARAYFDEVQDNLNKGNVLLWVVVKDEQVQASVQLTLCQKANGLNRAEVQKLLVREHARRRGLGQQLMSALEQAALQHKRGMLYLDTEAGSPAEDFYKALGYNRAGEIPDYACDPSGRYKPTALYYKILQGAH, from the coding sequence ATGAACGCCGCCCAACTGCGCCGCGTCAATGTTGAAAGCTTTGCGCACTATCGTCAGGGTTTGATTGATCTGCTGCTCGACGCCGTTGGCTATGGCGCCAGTGTCGGTTTCATGGCCGATCTGGATGCCACTCAGGCACGTGCCTATTTCGATGAAGTTCAGGACAACCTCAACAAGGGCAACGTGCTGCTGTGGGTGGTGGTCAAGGACGAACAGGTGCAGGCCAGCGTGCAACTGACCCTGTGCCAGAAAGCCAATGGTCTGAACCGCGCCGAAGTGCAGAAACTGCTGGTGCGTGAACACGCGCGCCGCCGCGGGTTGGGCCAACAGTTGATGAGCGCCCTGGAACAGGCTGCGCTCCAGCACAAGCGCGGCATGCTCTACCTCGACACCGAAGCCGGCTCCCCCGCCGAGGATTTCTACAAGGCGCTGGGTTACAACCGCGCCGGCGAAATTCCCGACTACGCCTGCGATCCGAGCGGCCGGTACAAGCCAACTGCCCTCTACTACAAGATTCTCCAGGGAGCCCATTGA
- a CDS encoding GNAT family N-acetyltransferase has translation MTYHIRDAVHADLPAIRDIYNDAVLNTTAIWNEQAVDLGNRQAWFSARQAQGYPILVIVDGDNSVLGYASFGDWRPFDGFRHTVEHSVYVRSDQRGNGLGPQLMDVLIERAKGCDKHVMVAAIESGNAASIRLHERVGFVTTGQMPQVGTKFGRWLDLTFMQLTLNPGAEPPLASKE, from the coding sequence ATGACTTACCACATCCGCGATGCGGTGCACGCCGACCTGCCGGCGATCCGCGACATCTACAACGATGCCGTGCTCAACACCACGGCGATCTGGAACGAACAGGCCGTCGACCTGGGCAACCGTCAAGCCTGGTTCAGTGCCCGACAAGCCCAGGGCTATCCGATCCTGGTGATCGTCGACGGCGATAACAGCGTACTCGGCTACGCTTCATTTGGTGACTGGCGACCGTTCGATGGTTTCCGCCACACCGTCGAGCACTCGGTCTACGTGCGCAGCGACCAGCGCGGCAATGGTCTCGGCCCGCAATTGATGGACGTGCTGATCGAGCGCGCCAAAGGCTGCGACAAGCATGTGATGGTCGCTGCCATCGAAAGCGGCAATGCCGCTTCCATCCGCCTGCATGAACGCGTCGGTTTCGTGACCACCGGGCAAATGCCTCAGGTCGGCACCAAGTTCGGCCGCTGGCTGGACCTGACCTTCATGCAACTGACCCTCAACCCTGGCGCCGAACCGCCGCTCGCCAGCAAGGAGTAA
- the ureA gene encoding urease subunit gamma: MDLTPREKDKLLIFTAGLVAERRLARGVKLNYPEAMAYISAALLEGARDGRTVAELMHFGTTLLSREQVMEGIPEMIPEIQVEATFPDGTKLVTVHQPIA; the protein is encoded by the coding sequence ATGGACCTGACCCCACGCGAAAAAGACAAGCTGCTGATCTTCACCGCCGGCCTCGTGGCCGAGCGGCGTTTGGCGCGCGGTGTGAAACTCAACTACCCGGAAGCCATGGCCTACATTTCCGCAGCGCTGCTCGAAGGCGCGCGTGACGGCCGGACCGTGGCCGAGCTGATGCACTTCGGCACTACCCTGCTCAGTCGCGAACAAGTGATGGAAGGCATCCCGGAAATGATCCCGGAGATTCAGGTCGAAGCCACCTTCCCCGACGGTACCAAGCTGGTCACCGTTCACCAACCCATCGCCTGA
- a CDS encoding urease accessory protein UreD: protein MNLPAHTTLFTPSWHAELELGYARFGDSTRPVQRRHKGPLRVQKHLYAEGPEVCQHIIVHPPGGIAGGDRLDISASVGHGAWAQITSPGAAKWYRAAGPAYQNLDLKVAAGATLEWLPQETIIFSAAQAELSTSIDLEGDARLFYWDVVALGRPASGERFDLGHFQAQLDIRCDGQLLWHERQRIVGGDGLLDSPIGMDGQPVFATLLVTGEIDSELLEKCRSLPNDVRGDLTQLPGLLVARCLAGEALLARGWLIELWRLLRPALLGREAVPPRIWST from the coding sequence ATGAATTTACCTGCCCACACCACGCTGTTCACGCCTAGCTGGCATGCCGAGCTGGAACTGGGCTATGCCCGATTCGGCGACAGCACGCGCCCGGTTCAGCGCCGGCACAAGGGTCCGTTGCGCGTGCAGAAGCATCTGTATGCCGAAGGACCCGAAGTGTGCCAGCACATCATCGTGCACCCGCCCGGCGGGATTGCCGGTGGCGACCGGCTCGACATCAGCGCCAGCGTCGGCCATGGGGCGTGGGCGCAAATCACCAGCCCCGGCGCAGCCAAGTGGTATCGCGCAGCCGGGCCGGCTTATCAGAACCTCGACTTGAAAGTGGCCGCCGGCGCGACACTGGAGTGGCTGCCGCAAGAGACAATTATCTTTAGCGCTGCCCAGGCCGAGCTCAGCACGTCCATTGATCTGGAAGGCGACGCGCGGTTGTTCTACTGGGACGTCGTGGCGCTGGGCCGCCCGGCCAGCGGCGAGCGCTTCGACCTCGGACATTTTCAGGCGCAGCTGGATATTCGCTGCGACGGCCAGTTGCTCTGGCACGAACGCCAGCGCATTGTCGGCGGTGATGGTTTGCTTGATTCGCCGATCGGGATGGACGGGCAACCGGTGTTTGCGACGTTGCTGGTGACGGGGGAGATTGATAGTGAGTTGCTGGAGAAATGCCGCTCGTTGCCCAACGATGTGCGCGGGGATTTGACGCAGTTGCCGGGGCTTTTGGTGGCTCGATGCCTGGCCGGTGAAGCGCTGTTGGCGCGTGGTTGGCTGATCGAATTATGGCGATTGCTCAGGCCGGCGTTGCTTGGCCGGGAAGCCGTCCCCCCCAGAATATGGAGCACCTGA
- the urtE gene encoding urea ABC transporter ATP-binding subunit UrtE, with the protein MLQVDKLHQYYGGSHILRGLTFDVKVGEVTCLLGRNGVGKTTLLKCLMGLLPAKEGAVNWEGKPITTFKPHQRVHAGIAYVPQGREIFGRLTVEENLLMGLSRFPGSEAKEVPAFIYELFPVLLQMKQRRGGDLSGGQQQQLAIGRALASRPRLLILDEPTEGIQPSVIKEIGAVIKKLAARGDMAILLVEQFYDFAAELADQYLVMSRGEIVQQGRGENMEAEGVRGLVTI; encoded by the coding sequence ATGCTGCAAGTCGACAAGCTGCACCAGTACTACGGCGGTAGCCACATCCTGCGCGGCCTGACGTTCGACGTGAAGGTCGGTGAAGTCACCTGCCTGCTCGGGCGCAATGGCGTGGGCAAGACCACCCTGCTCAAATGCCTGATGGGTTTGCTGCCGGCCAAAGAAGGCGCGGTGAACTGGGAAGGCAAGCCGATCACCACCTTCAAGCCGCACCAACGGGTACACGCCGGAATCGCTTACGTACCTCAAGGCCGGGAGATTTTTGGCCGGCTGACCGTGGAAGAAAACCTGCTGATGGGCCTGTCGCGCTTCCCCGGCTCCGAAGCGAAGGAAGTCCCGGCCTTCATCTACGAGCTGTTCCCGGTGCTGCTGCAAATGAAGCAACGGCGCGGCGGTGACCTGTCCGGCGGACAGCAACAGCAGCTGGCCATCGGCAGGGCATTGGCCAGCCGACCACGGTTGCTGATCCTCGACGAGCCCACCGAAGGCATCCAGCCGTCGGTAATCAAGGAGATCGGCGCGGTGATCAAGAAGCTCGCGGCACGGGGCGACATGGCGATTCTGCTGGTGGAGCAGTTCTACGATTTCGCCGCCGAACTGGCCGATCAATACCTGGTGATGTCACGCGGCGAGATCGTGCAGCAGGGTCGCGGAGAAAATATGGAAGCCGAGGGTGTACGCGGTCTGGTAACGATCTAA